The Mycolicibacterium smegmatis genome has a window encoding:
- a CDS encoding alpha/beta hydrolase: protein MHQLIAQIPLTDGWFPVVVQLIGALLLGAAVGWRTRRWRLRILPALVAAAAVLAGVMYRYIDSIGVAGNAGPPRLWVWIALTVLACGVLVLGWMSARWWRRIVSVAAVGACLLACGLTLNMWVGYFPTGYAMWNQLTSGPLPGQTDRLTVTKMQLAHFRPAGGVLVPVTIEAVSGFSHREELVYLPPAWFASSPPPELPAVMMIGSQLNTPADWLRAGNVQPVIDRFAAEHGGMAPVFVFVDATGSFANDTECVNGVRGNAADHLVKDVVPYLVSNFGVRPDRDGWGIAGWSMGGTCAVDLTLMHPDVFRSFVDIAGDLRPNAGDKAQTISRLWGGDVASWAAYDPVTIMGRHGPYTGPSADVTAWFEVPAAQRGAGPDPANPEGQDVAAVTLCDAARAVSIDCSVITEPGRHDWVFANTAFARALPWLAGQLHTPGVAAVPLPASTLGQQPTNVRAAPR from the coding sequence ATGCACCAGCTCATAGCGCAGATCCCGCTGACCGACGGCTGGTTTCCAGTCGTCGTCCAGCTGATCGGGGCACTGCTGCTGGGGGCTGCCGTCGGATGGCGCACGCGGCGGTGGCGGTTGCGGATCCTGCCTGCGCTGGTCGCCGCGGCCGCCGTGCTGGCCGGTGTGATGTATCGGTACATCGATTCGATCGGGGTGGCGGGCAACGCCGGACCGCCGCGGTTGTGGGTGTGGATCGCGCTGACCGTGTTGGCCTGTGGTGTCCTGGTGCTGGGCTGGATGAGTGCGCGGTGGTGGCGGCGGATCGTCTCCGTGGCGGCGGTCGGGGCGTGTCTGCTGGCCTGCGGGCTCACCCTCAATATGTGGGTCGGCTATTTCCCGACCGGGTACGCCATGTGGAATCAGCTCACCTCGGGTCCGCTGCCGGGCCAGACGGACCGGCTGACCGTCACCAAGATGCAGCTCGCCCACTTCCGGCCCGCCGGTGGGGTTCTGGTCCCGGTGACCATCGAGGCGGTATCAGGCTTCAGCCACCGCGAGGAACTCGTCTACCTGCCGCCGGCCTGGTTCGCCAGCAGTCCGCCGCCGGAGCTTCCGGCGGTGATGATGATCGGCTCGCAACTGAACACCCCGGCGGACTGGTTACGGGCGGGCAACGTGCAGCCGGTCATCGACCGGTTCGCCGCCGAGCACGGCGGGATGGCACCGGTCTTCGTCTTCGTCGACGCCACCGGCTCGTTCGCCAACGACACCGAGTGTGTCAACGGCGTGCGGGGCAACGCGGCCGATCACCTCGTCAAAGATGTTGTGCCGTATCTGGTCTCGAACTTCGGCGTGCGGCCGGATCGCGACGGCTGGGGCATCGCGGGATGGTCGATGGGCGGCACGTGCGCGGTGGATCTGACCCTGATGCATCCCGACGTCTTCCGGTCGTTCGTCGACATCGCCGGTGACCTGCGGCCCAACGCGGGGGACAAGGCACAGACGATCAGCCGACTGTGGGGTGGCGACGTCGCCTCCTGGGCCGCATACGATCCCGTCACCATCATGGGTCGGCACGGCCCGTACACCGGTCCGTCCGCCGATGTCACGGCGTGGTTCGAGGTGCCCGCGGCGCAGCGCGGCGCGGGCCCCGATCCGGCCAATCCGGAAGGGCAGGACGTCGCCGCGGTCACGCTGTGCGATGCGGCCAGAGCGGTCTCCATCGACTGTTCGGTGATCACCGAACCGGGGCGGCATGACTGGGTTTTCGCCAACACCGCGTTCGCCAGGGCCCTGCCATGGCTGGCCGGCCAACTGCACACGCCTGGCGTCGCGGCTGTGCCGCTGCCTGCGTCTACGTTGGGGCAGCAGCCCACAAACGTCCGGGCGGCCCCGCGCTAG
- a CDS encoding ArnT family glycosyltransferase: protein MTTTTTGADIETSPPRFARAGVGAVAAVSSIALLVFLDRYGYFGDELYFLSAGRRLSFGYADQGPALPLIAHVLDSVAPGSLFVLRLPAVLATAAAIVISAQIAREFGGGRGAQLLAAGGYATSPFLLVQGGQLATNSFDIPLWVLITWLLVRWARTRDDRLLLWAAVATAFALQIKWLVPILWICVGLSVLLVGPRELLRRRFLWVGAAGAALTTIPMLVWQAGNGWPQLAMGSVIAAENDTVGGRPAFVPLALFIAGLLGGVLLLCGVWALLRWEPLRPFRFVGVTVVLTFVVFMVLGGRAYYVAGVYAVAMAAGAVWLTRDGPRRRRKIVAVPLIAASAALAGWSLPWQPERDIPPVSADDGMATLTYGRFGWPELAEETAAAYRDLTDEEREWAVVIAESYWQASALDNYPDGDLPAVYSPGRGWGYFGAPPDDATTVLYVDRYPDTARELCAHVDPVGRADARLGIPGVSRDVTIWKCVDPRQPWSTIWPSLRRL from the coding sequence ATGACCACCACGACGACCGGGGCCGACATCGAAACGTCCCCGCCACGGTTCGCCCGGGCAGGGGTGGGCGCGGTCGCCGCGGTCAGCTCGATCGCCCTGCTGGTCTTCCTCGATCGTTATGGCTACTTCGGCGACGAGCTGTATTTCCTGTCCGCGGGGCGGCGACTGTCTTTCGGCTACGCAGACCAAGGGCCTGCCCTGCCGCTCATCGCCCACGTCCTCGATAGCGTCGCACCGGGCTCGCTGTTCGTGCTGCGCCTGCCGGCGGTCCTCGCCACCGCGGCGGCGATCGTGATCAGCGCCCAGATCGCCCGCGAATTCGGAGGTGGGCGAGGTGCGCAGCTGCTCGCCGCCGGCGGATACGCCACGTCACCGTTTCTGCTGGTCCAAGGCGGACAGCTGGCCACCAACTCGTTCGACATCCCGCTGTGGGTGTTGATCACCTGGCTGCTGGTGCGGTGGGCACGCACCCGCGACGACCGCCTGCTGCTGTGGGCCGCTGTCGCCACCGCGTTTGCCCTGCAGATCAAGTGGCTTGTCCCCATCCTGTGGATCTGCGTCGGGTTGAGCGTCCTGCTGGTGGGGCCACGAGAGTTGTTGCGCCGCAGATTCTTGTGGGTCGGTGCTGCCGGCGCCGCGCTCACCACGATACCGATGCTGGTGTGGCAGGCCGGCAATGGTTGGCCACAACTGGCGATGGGAAGCGTGATCGCGGCCGAAAACGACACGGTGGGCGGTCGGCCTGCGTTCGTGCCGCTCGCGTTGTTCATCGCCGGACTGCTCGGCGGTGTGCTGCTGCTGTGCGGGGTGTGGGCGCTGTTGCGCTGGGAACCGTTGCGGCCGTTCCGCTTTGTCGGGGTGACCGTGGTGCTGACGTTCGTGGTGTTCATGGTGCTCGGCGGGCGCGCGTACTACGTCGCCGGCGTCTATGCGGTGGCCATGGCGGCCGGCGCCGTCTGGCTCACCCGCGATGGACCGCGACGCCGGCGGAAGATCGTCGCGGTCCCGCTGATCGCGGCATCTGCGGCCTTGGCCGGGTGGAGCCTGCCGTGGCAGCCGGAGCGCGATATCCCGCCGGTGTCGGCCGACGACGGAATGGCCACCTTGACGTACGGCAGATTCGGCTGGCCGGAGCTCGCCGAAGAAACCGCCGCCGCCTACCGCGATCTCACCGACGAAGAACGAGAATGGGCTGTCGTGATCGCCGAGTCATATTGGCAGGCAAGCGCACTGGACAACTACCCAGACGGGGATCTGCCTGCCGTGTACAGCCCCGGCCGGGGTTGGGGATATTTCGGGGCGCCGCCCGACGACGCGACGACCGTGCTCTACGTCGACCGGTACCCCGATACGGCTCGCGAGTTGTGTGCGCACGTGGACCCGGTCGGCCGGGCCGACGCGCGCCTGGGGATCCCGGGGGTGAGCCGTGACGTGACGATATGGAAGTGTGTCGATCCACGACAGCCGTGGTCGACGATCTGGCCTTCCCTTCGGCGCCTGTAA
- a CDS encoding LLM class flavin-dependent oxidoreductase yields MTRVIRFNAFDMNCVAHQSPGLWRHPEDQSWRYKDLTYWTELAKLLERGRFDGLFIADVLGTYDVYGGSDEAAIRHAAQVPVNDPMLLVSGMALVTEHLGFGITTGTGFEHPYPFARRMSTLDHLTGGRIGWNVVTGYLPAAARNMGQTDQPAHDARYDHANEYLEVLYKLWEGSWEDDAVVRDRARGVFTDPGKVHHIGHEGTHFSVPGIHLSEPSPQRTPVIYQAGSSPRGVRFAAENAEAIFTAAPTKALLRETVTTIRRELEIAGRDPYGVKIFNLSTIITGATDEEAAAKLAEYLSYGDPEGALVFMSGWMGVDLARYGLDEPVGNVDSNAILSAVEAFQSADPDGGEWAVGDIAEWGKIGGMGPRIVGSGETVADTLQEWVEETDVDGFNLAYAITPGSFADFVDHVVPVLTARGAYQAEYTPGTLRHKLIGQGDRLAEEHRGASYRVGAKNSTIIERPSTVPSSSASTAAQPTRGR; encoded by the coding sequence GTGACCCGTGTGATTCGCTTCAACGCCTTCGACATGAACTGTGTCGCCCATCAATCCCCCGGCCTGTGGCGGCATCCCGAGGACCAGTCCTGGCGGTACAAGGACCTCACCTACTGGACAGAACTCGCAAAGCTGTTGGAGCGCGGCCGATTCGACGGCCTGTTCATCGCCGACGTGCTCGGTACCTACGACGTGTACGGTGGCAGCGACGAGGCCGCGATCCGTCACGCCGCGCAGGTCCCGGTGAACGACCCGATGCTGCTGGTGTCCGGGATGGCGCTGGTCACCGAGCATCTCGGGTTCGGCATCACCACCGGAACCGGTTTCGAGCATCCCTATCCGTTCGCGCGACGGATGTCCACGCTCGACCATCTGACGGGCGGCCGCATCGGCTGGAACGTCGTCACCGGTTACCTGCCCGCCGCGGCCCGCAACATGGGCCAGACCGACCAGCCGGCCCACGACGCGCGCTACGACCACGCCAACGAGTACCTCGAGGTGCTCTACAAGCTGTGGGAGGGCTCATGGGAGGACGACGCGGTGGTGCGCGACCGTGCCCGCGGCGTGTTCACCGACCCGGGCAAGGTGCATCACATCGGCCATGAGGGAACGCATTTCAGCGTTCCCGGCATCCACCTGTCCGAGCCGTCACCGCAGCGCACGCCCGTCATCTACCAGGCCGGCTCGTCGCCGCGCGGTGTCCGCTTCGCCGCGGAGAACGCCGAGGCGATCTTCACCGCGGCTCCCACCAAAGCCCTACTGCGTGAGACGGTCACGACGATCCGCCGTGAGCTCGAGATCGCCGGCCGCGACCCGTACGGCGTGAAGATCTTCAACCTCTCGACGATCATCACAGGCGCCACCGACGAGGAGGCCGCAGCCAAGCTGGCCGAGTACCTGTCCTACGGCGACCCCGAGGGCGCACTGGTGTTCATGTCGGGCTGGATGGGTGTGGACCTGGCCCGCTACGGCCTCGACGAGCCTGTCGGCAATGTCGACTCCAACGCGATCCTGTCCGCGGTCGAGGCGTTCCAGTCCGCCGACCCCGACGGCGGCGAGTGGGCGGTCGGCGACATCGCCGAGTGGGGCAAGATCGGCGGCATGGGCCCGCGCATCGTCGGATCGGGTGAGACCGTCGCCGACACGCTGCAGGAGTGGGTCGAGGAGACCGACGTCGACGGCTTCAACCTGGCGTACGCGATCACGCCGGGATCGTTCGCCGACTTCGTCGACCACGTCGTGCCGGTGCTCACCGCACGCGGCGCCTACCAGGCCGAGTACACCCCCGGCACCCTGCGCCACAAGCTGATCGGTCAAGGCGATCGGCTGGCCGAAGAGCACCGCGGTGCGAGTTACCGTGTCGGGGCCAAGAATTCGACGATCATCGAGCGCCCGTCGACCGTGCCGTCGTCATCGGCGTCCACGGCCGCTCAGCCCACCCGCGGCCGGTAG
- a CDS encoding NAD(P)-dependent alcohol dehydrogenase, with protein sequence MSTVSAYAATSATEPLTKTTITRRAVGPHDVAFDIHFAGICHSDIHTVKAEWGVPNYPVVPGHEIAGVVTEVGSEVTKYKVGDRVGVGCFVDSCRECDNCKAGLEQYCTGTGMVGTYNAIDRDGTPTHGGYSGAIVVDENYVLRIPDSLPLDAAAPLLCAGITTYSPLRHWNAGPGKKVAVIGLGGLGHVAVKLAKAMGADVTVLSQSLKKMEDGLRLGASAYYATSDPETFDKLAGSFDLILNTVSANLDLGAYLGLLKLDGALVELGLPEHPMEVPAFPLLAQRRNLTGSMIGGIPETQEMLDFCAEHDVRPEIEIITPDYINEAYERVLASDVRYRFVIDTASLRS encoded by the coding sequence ATGAGTACCGTTTCCGCGTATGCCGCCACCTCGGCGACCGAACCACTGACCAAGACCACCATCACCCGTCGCGCCGTGGGTCCGCACGATGTTGCGTTCGACATCCACTTCGCAGGCATCTGTCACTCCGACATCCACACCGTCAAGGCCGAGTGGGGCGTCCCGAACTACCCCGTGGTCCCCGGTCACGAGATCGCCGGCGTGGTCACCGAGGTGGGCTCGGAGGTCACCAAGTACAAGGTCGGCGACCGCGTCGGCGTCGGCTGCTTCGTCGACTCCTGCCGAGAGTGCGACAACTGCAAGGCCGGCCTGGAGCAGTACTGCACCGGCACCGGCATGGTCGGCACCTACAACGCGATCGACCGCGACGGCACCCCGACCCACGGCGGTTACAGCGGCGCCATCGTGGTCGACGAGAACTACGTGCTGCGCATCCCCGACAGCCTTCCGCTCGACGCGGCCGCTCCCCTGCTGTGTGCGGGCATCACCACCTATTCCCCGCTGCGGCACTGGAATGCCGGCCCCGGCAAGAAGGTCGCCGTCATCGGGCTCGGCGGCCTCGGCCACGTGGCCGTCAAGCTCGCCAAGGCGATGGGCGCCGATGTCACGGTGCTCAGCCAGTCGCTGAAGAAGATGGAAGACGGCCTGCGCCTGGGCGCCTCGGCCTACTACGCGACGTCCGATCCGGAGACGTTCGACAAGCTCGCCGGGTCGTTCGACCTGATCCTCAACACCGTGTCGGCGAACCTGGACCTCGGTGCCTACCTGGGCCTGCTCAAGCTCGACGGCGCGCTCGTCGAACTCGGCCTGCCCGAGCACCCCATGGAGGTCCCGGCGTTCCCGCTGCTCGCTCAGCGACGCAACCTCACCGGTTCGATGATCGGCGGCATCCCCGAGACCCAGGAGATGCTCGACTTCTGCGCCGAGCACGACGTCCGGCCGGAGATCGAGATCATCACCCCCGACTACATCAACGAGGCCTACGAGCGCGTCCTGGCCAGCGATGTGCGCTACCGCTTCGTGATCGACACCGCGTCGCTGCGTAGCTGA
- a CDS encoding YciI family protein, whose product MFHVLTLTYLKPLDVVDQTRPAHVAWLNDEVAAGRILLAGRQESQTGGVLITGDISVEDAQALTEADPYSQAGLVSYERVSFNGSIRAPGL is encoded by the coding sequence GTGTTCCACGTCCTCACGCTCACGTACCTGAAACCGCTCGACGTCGTCGACCAGACCCGCCCCGCCCACGTGGCGTGGCTGAACGACGAGGTCGCCGCCGGACGCATCCTGCTGGCAGGCCGGCAGGAATCGCAGACCGGCGGTGTGCTGATCACCGGCGACATCAGCGTCGAGGACGCGCAGGCGCTCACCGAAGCCGATCCCTACTCGCAGGCCGGCCTGGTGAGCTACGAGCGCGTCTCGTTCAACGGTTCGATCCGCGCACCCGGTCTCTAG
- a CDS encoding ABC transporter substrate-binding protein, with the protein MLTFRPLVGTALIAAAASLISGCGTSGEQPVTQPSMTTSVTKIADAGVLGNQRRPDESCAPEPVAADPAPRRVRNATADGADIAETTEVAGDPQRIVVLSGDQLDALCALGLQSRIVAAALPDGSDAQPSYLGTVVHDVPPAGDRAAPDVAAIRAADPDLILGSAALTPGAFGELSDIAPTVFTGTPGAAWRDTLRAVGAATGRAGAADDLIAGFEDAARKTGEDNDAAHFQASVVQLTENTVRVFGADNFPGDVLAAVGLDRPAAQRFTDKPYEEIPADSDDFSIADADIVYVSFASPAARDKADAVLKGDAWRKLSANRDNRVFVVNNEVWQTGQNIVAARGILDDLRWVNAPIN; encoded by the coding sequence GTGCTGACCTTCCGACCGCTGGTGGGGACGGCGCTGATCGCCGCGGCCGCGTCACTGATCAGTGGCTGCGGTACCTCCGGCGAACAGCCCGTGACGCAGCCGTCCATGACGACCAGCGTGACCAAGATCGCCGACGCGGGTGTCCTCGGCAACCAGCGCAGGCCCGACGAATCGTGCGCACCCGAGCCCGTGGCGGCCGACCCGGCCCCGCGGCGTGTCCGCAACGCGACGGCCGACGGCGCCGACATCGCCGAGACCACCGAGGTCGCCGGCGACCCCCAGCGCATCGTCGTGTTGTCGGGCGACCAACTCGACGCGCTGTGCGCGCTGGGCCTGCAGTCGCGCATCGTCGCCGCGGCGCTGCCCGACGGTTCGGACGCGCAGCCGTCGTATTTGGGCACCGTCGTGCACGACGTCCCTCCCGCCGGTGACCGCGCAGCACCGGACGTCGCGGCGATCAGGGCCGCGGATCCGGACCTGATCCTCGGTTCGGCCGCGCTGACGCCCGGTGCGTTCGGTGAACTGTCGGACATCGCCCCGACGGTGTTCACCGGGACGCCCGGCGCGGCCTGGCGCGACACGCTACGCGCCGTGGGCGCCGCGACCGGGCGCGCGGGCGCGGCCGACGATCTCATCGCCGGGTTCGAGGACGCCGCCCGCAAGACCGGTGAGGACAACGACGCGGCCCACTTCCAGGCGTCGGTGGTGCAGCTGACCGAGAACACCGTGCGGGTGTTCGGCGCCGACAACTTCCCGGGCGACGTGCTCGCGGCCGTGGGCCTGGATCGTCCTGCCGCACAACGGTTCACCGACAAGCCCTATGAGGAGATCCCGGCCGACAGCGACGACTTCTCGATCGCCGACGCCGACATCGTCTACGTGTCGTTCGCCTCACCGGCCGCGCGGGACAAGGCCGACGCGGTCCTCAAGGGTGACGCCTGGCGGAAACTGTCGGCCAACCGCGACAACCGGGTGTTCGTCGTCAACAACGAGGTGTGGCAGACCGGGCAGAACATCGTGGCCGCTCGCGGGATCCTGGACGACCTGCGCTGGGTCAACGCACCGATCAACTAG
- the ctaD gene encoding aa3-type cytochrome oxidase subunit I translates to MVAEAPPIGELEARRPFPERMGPKGNLIYKLITTTDHKLIGIMYCVVCFAFFLVGGLMALFMRTELAMPGLQFLSNEQFNQLFTMHGTVMLLFYATPIVFGFANLVLPLQIGAPDVAFPRLNALSFWLFLFGALIAIAGFITPGGAADFGWTAYSPLTDAIHSPGAGGDLWIMGLAVGGLGTILGGVNMITTVVCMRAPGMTMFRMPIFTWNILVTSILVLIAFPILTAALFGLAADRHLGAHIYDPANGGVLLWQHLFWFFGHPEVYIIALPFFGIVSEIFPVFSRKPIFGYTTLIYATLAIAALSVAVWAHHMYATGAVLLPFFSFMTFLIAVPTGIKFFNWIGTMWKGQLTFETPMLFSVGFLITFLLGGLSGVLLASPPLDFHVTDSYFVIAHFHYVLFGTIVFATYAGIYFWFPKMTGRLLDERLGKLHFWLTFIGFHTTFLVQHWLGDEGMPRRYADYLPTDGFTTLNVISTVGAFILGVSMLPFVWNVFKSWRYGEPVTVDDPWGYGNSLEWATSCPPPRHNFTELPRIRSERPAFELHYPHMVERMRAEAHVGRAHHPELETADKSS, encoded by the coding sequence TTGGTAGCCGAAGCGCCCCCAATCGGAGAACTCGAGGCACGTCGTCCGTTTCCGGAACGTATGGGCCCCAAGGGGAACTTGATCTACAAGCTCATCACGACCACCGATCACAAGCTGATCGGCATCATGTACTGCGTCGTGTGCTTCGCCTTCTTCCTGGTCGGCGGCCTCATGGCGCTGTTCATGCGTACCGAACTCGCGATGCCGGGCTTGCAGTTCCTGTCCAACGAGCAGTTCAACCAGCTGTTCACCATGCACGGCACGGTCATGCTGCTGTTCTATGCGACGCCGATCGTGTTCGGTTTCGCCAACCTGGTGCTGCCGCTGCAGATCGGCGCGCCGGACGTGGCGTTCCCGCGCCTGAACGCGTTGTCGTTCTGGCTGTTCCTGTTCGGTGCGTTGATCGCGATCGCCGGGTTCATCACCCCGGGCGGTGCCGCGGACTTCGGCTGGACGGCGTACTCGCCGCTGACCGACGCGATCCACTCGCCGGGTGCCGGCGGTGACCTGTGGATCATGGGCCTGGCCGTCGGTGGTCTGGGCACCATCCTCGGTGGCGTGAACATGATCACCACCGTGGTGTGCATGCGCGCACCGGGCATGACGATGTTCCGGATGCCGATCTTCACCTGGAACATCCTGGTGACGTCGATCCTGGTGCTGATCGCCTTCCCGATCCTGACCGCGGCGCTGTTCGGCCTGGCCGCCGACCGCCACCTGGGTGCCCACATCTACGACCCCGCCAACGGCGGCGTGCTCCTGTGGCAGCACCTGTTCTGGTTCTTCGGTCACCCCGAGGTGTACATCATCGCGCTGCCGTTCTTCGGCATCGTCTCCGAGATCTTCCCGGTGTTCAGCCGCAAGCCGATCTTCGGTTACACCACGCTGATCTACGCCACGCTGGCCATCGCGGCCCTGTCCGTCGCCGTGTGGGCCCACCACATGTACGCCACGGGCGCGGTGCTGCTGCCGTTCTTCTCGTTCATGACGTTCCTGATCGCGGTGCCGACCGGTATCAAGTTCTTCAACTGGATCGGCACGATGTGGAAAGGCCAGTTGACGTTCGAGACGCCGATGCTGTTCTCGGTCGGCTTCCTCATCACGTTCCTCTTGGGCGGCCTGTCCGGCGTGCTGCTGGCCAGCCCGCCGCTGGACTTCCACGTGACCGACAGCTACTTCGTCATCGCGCACTTCCACTACGTGCTCTTCGGCACCATCGTGTTCGCCACCTACGCGGGCATCTACTTCTGGTTCCCGAAGATGACGGGCCGCCTGCTCGACGAGCGCCTGGGCAAGCTGCACTTCTGGCTGACGTTCATCGGCTTCCACACCACGTTCCTGGTGCAGCACTGGCTGGGTGACGAGGGCATGCCGCGTCGTTACGCCGACTACCTGCCCACCGACGGCTTCACGACGCTGAACGTGATCTCCACGGTCGGTGCGTTCATCCTGGGCGTCTCGATGCTGCCGTTCGTGTGGAACGTGTTCAAGAGCTGGCGTTACGGCGAGCCCGTCACGGTCGACGATCCGTGGGGCTACGGCAACTCCCTGGAGTGGGCCACCAGCTGCCCGCCGCCGCGGCACAACTTCACCGAGCTGCCGCGTATCCGGTCGGAGCGTCCGGCGTTCGAGCTGCACTACCCGCACATGGTCGAGCGGATGCGGGCCGAGGCCCACGTGGGTCGCGCCCACCATCCCGAGCTCGAGACCGCGGACAAGTCCAGCTGA
- the serB gene encoding phosphoserine phosphatase SerB has product MSSARERSSLLITVTGVDQPGVTSALFEVLSRHKVELRNVEQVVIRGRLTLGVLVAAPSDVADGDDLRRDVEAAIHGVGLDVAIERSDDLPVMREPSTHTIVVLGRPITAEAFGVVARAVADLGVNIDFIRGVSDYPVTGLELRVSVPAGAAYGQLQQALATVAANEGVDIALEDYTLSRRAKRLIVFDVDSTLIQGEVIEMLAEHAGAAAAVAEVTEAAMRGELDFAESLHRRVATLAGLPASVLDEVAEQLELTPGARTTIRTLRRLGYYCGVVSGGFRQVIEPLAHELMLDYVAANELEIVDGKLTGRVVGDVVDRPGKAKALRDFAQQVGVPMEQTVAVGDGANDIDMLSAAGLGVAFNAKPALREVADASLSHPYLDTVLFILGITRGEIEAADALDGVVRRVEIPDY; this is encoded by the coding sequence ATGAGCTCGGCACGCGAGCGCTCATCGCTACTGATCACCGTCACCGGCGTCGACCAGCCGGGCGTCACCTCGGCACTGTTCGAGGTGCTGTCCCGGCACAAGGTCGAGCTGCGCAACGTCGAGCAGGTCGTGATCCGCGGCCGGCTCACGTTGGGCGTTCTGGTGGCCGCGCCGTCCGACGTGGCCGACGGCGATGATCTGCGACGCGACGTCGAGGCCGCCATCCACGGCGTGGGTCTCGACGTCGCGATCGAACGCAGCGACGACCTGCCGGTGATGCGTGAGCCCTCAACCCACACGATCGTGGTGCTGGGCCGTCCGATCACCGCGGAGGCGTTCGGGGTGGTCGCCCGCGCGGTGGCCGATCTGGGCGTCAACATCGATTTCATCCGCGGCGTCTCCGACTACCCGGTGACGGGGCTGGAGCTGCGCGTGTCGGTCCCGGCGGGCGCGGCCTACGGGCAGTTGCAGCAGGCGCTCGCCACGGTCGCCGCGAACGAGGGCGTCGACATCGCGCTGGAGGACTACACGCTGTCACGACGGGCCAAGCGGCTCATCGTGTTCGACGTCGACTCGACCCTCATCCAGGGTGAGGTGATCGAGATGCTGGCCGAGCACGCCGGTGCCGCGGCAGCCGTCGCCGAGGTGACCGAGGCCGCGATGCGGGGTGAACTCGACTTCGCCGAGTCCCTGCACCGCCGGGTCGCGACGCTCGCCGGGCTGCCTGCCTCGGTACTCGACGAGGTCGCCGAGCAGTTGGAGCTCACACCGGGGGCGCGGACCACGATCCGCACCCTCCGCAGGCTCGGCTACTACTGCGGTGTGGTCTCGGGCGGCTTCCGCCAGGTCATCGAACCGCTCGCGCACGAACTCATGCTCGACTACGTCGCGGCCAACGAACTGGAGATCGTCGACGGCAAGCTCACCGGACGCGTCGTCGGCGACGTCGTGGACCGGCCGGGCAAGGCCAAGGCGCTGCGGGACTTCGCCCAGCAGGTCGGCGTACCGATGGAGCAGACCGTCGCCGTCGGCGACGGCGCCAACGACATCGACATGCTGTCGGCCGCGGGCCTCGGGGTGGCGTTCAACGCCAAACCCGCGCTGCGTGAGGTGGCCGACGCGTCACTGAGCCATCCGTACCTGGACACCGTGCTGTTCATCCTGGGCATCACGCGCGGCGAGATCGAGGCCGCCGATGCGCTCGACGGTGTGGTGCGCCGCGTCGAGATCCCGGATTATTAG